The sequence TACAGATGGGGGAACAGACCAGAACCGATATTTGTATCTGTTATATTAAGGGGATTGCCAACGAAGAGATCGTCCGGGAAGTGCGCGACAGGCTGAAAAGAATCAAAACAGATGCTATCCTTGACTCCGGGTACATTGAACAGTTTATTTCAGACAGTCGTTTTTCCATTTTCCCCACTGTAGGGAGCAGCGAAAAATGCGACAAACTGGCGGGGAAACTCCTGGAAGGAAGGATTGCAATATTTTGTGATGGAACGCCATATGTCCTAACAGTGCCTTATCTTTTTATTGAGTCCCTGCAAGCTTCCGATGACTATTATGAACATGCCTGCTTTGCAACCTTGATGCGCCTTTTACGTCTGCTTGCACTGCTTACATCGCTTTTGCTTCAAGGGCTTTATGTGGCGCTGACCGCTTTTCACCACACGGTAATCCCGTTCAAGTTAATGATTACTGTGGCGGCTTCAAGGCAGGGTATACCCTTTTCTCCTTTTGGGGAAGCTATTTTAATGTTAATAACATTTGAACTGCTCCGCGAAGCAGGTGTACGCATGCCAAGACCTGTTGGGCAGGCATTGAGTATTGTAGGCGCCATTGTGCTTGGAGAAGCTGCGGTTGCTGCCGGGCTTGCCAGTACCCCTCTGATTGTAACAACCGCCATAACAGCGATATGCAGTTTTGTTGTGCCTCCGCTTATCAGAGCAACCATGATACTGCGTTTCGTGTTTTTAGCAGCGGCAAACTTTTTAGGCTTTTTGGGAGTGGCTTTTGTATTTATAGCTGTTTTTATACACCTTTGCAGGCTGCGTTCATTTGGTGTACCCTACATGGCACCGTTTTCACCGCTTATAGTCTCCGACCTTAAGGATTCCGTGGTTGTAGTACCCATCTGGGCAATGATTACCAGGCCAAAAATACTGTGGCAGGAAGAAAATTCGGGTGCAGCAGAAATGAAGCGTCAGGATGTGAAATTAAAAAGGTGAACAGGATAAAAAATGCATTGAAAGCCATTATGGTTATTGCTGTATTATGCATGCCGATTGCTGCTTTAGCCGGATGCTGGAATAATAGGGATTTGACGGACATTAACATCGTAACTGCATTGGGAATAGATAAAACAGAAGACGGCAGGATACTACTTGCTGTTCAGATAGCAGAACCTGCTGCAGTTCAAGCTGCGGCTTCCGGGAAGGGTAAAGGTGGCTCCACACAGGCAAAGCCTGTAATTGTTGTAACTCATGAGGGGGAAACCGTATTTGACGCTTTGAGGGGGATGCTGGCAAAAGTTGACAAAAAGCTGTTTCTCAGCACTTCACAAGTATTAATTCTGGGAGAAAGACTTGCAGAGGAAGGGCTTTTTGAAGCAATAGACTTCTTGCAGCGCGATCATGAAGTGAATTACAAAATGGCTGTCCTGGTTGCAAAAGGGGCTGCACCAAAGGAGATTCTTGAAATAGAGACTGACATGGATCCAATTTCGGCCGTGTATATTAAGGATACGGCAGAGAATACTGTATCAAGGGCTAAAGCAAAAAGAACAATCCTGATTGATCTGATAAAAGAAATGTCTGATAAGGGAAAACAGCCTGTTATCGGACAAATTACAAAAGTCGATGAGAAGATGGTTAATACGGAGGGAGCGGCAGTTTTTAAAGATGGGAAACTCAAAGGATGGCTGGATCCAAATGAAACACGGGGGTATTTGTTTGCAACAGGTAAGGTGCAGAGCACTATCGTTAATATTCCTGCAGAAGACGGAAATAACGGGAAAATATCGATGGAGGTGGTGCGGTCTGATGGGAAAGCCGGTGTAAAATTTAAAAGCGGTGAGCCGTCTTTATTAACAATCAAGGTTACTCTGGAGGCGAATATCGGAGAATACAGCGGGATTGAAGGTATGCTTTCTCCTGAAAAGCTACACGCTTTGGAGCACGCTTTGGAACAGGAGATAAAAGGAGAAATAGGATCGGTATTTAAACTTGCACAACAGGAGTTTTCAAGTGATATATTCGGTTTTGGCACACAGGTGCATAAGTATCATTTACAGTATTGGAAAAAGGTTAAGGATAATTGGGATGATGTTTTCAGTAGGCTTCCTGTGGATATTGAAGTGGATGCCAAAATAAGGCGGACAGGAATTATTAAAGACCCTATCAGGAAAGGCGGGTGAAGCTATGGCAATAATCGCTGCGGTATTTACAATACTGGTTCTTTTTGACCTGCCGAGATTTTTAAAAAATAAGGAGCCGGCAAAGGTTATAATTATATATGCTTTTTTTATTTCCACAAGTTTAGTTATAAGTATGCTTTTAGCGGCGGGCAAAAGACCTCCCAGCCCTGCCGAATGGATAGAATGGATATTGAAAACAATTGGAGTGATAAAGTGACGGAAAAAGCCAAAATATCAAGTATTCAGTTATTTATGATCTTTATAGGTTTCCTTCATGGAAGTTCGGTTATTTTAAGCCCGGCGGCAAGCGCCAAAAATGATGCCTGGCTGGCGATCATTTTTGGGGGGCTTGGAGGGGCTTTGCTCATATGTATGTATGTGGCTATTGCCCTGTTGAACCCTTCAAAGACACTGGTTCAGATATTACAATCCAGATTTGGCACATTTATCGGAAATGCAGTGGCTATCCTTTATATATGGTATTTCATTCACCTCGCTTCTCTGGTATTAAGGAATTTTGGAGAATTTATTGTTACTGTGACATTCCCTGAAACCCCCATAGTTGTTACTATCGGTATTTTTGCTGCCCTGGTGTTATATGCAGTAAACAGCGGGATAGAGGTGATGAGCAGGTTAGGGGAATTGTTTGTTCCCTTTATGCTTTTTTCTACTGTTATTGTAATGAGCTTATCACTGATAACTACACAGGATTTTACGGCTTTTTTGCCGCTGTTGGAAAACGGTATAAAACCTGTTATTGATGCAGCTTTTGGACTCATGTCATTCCCTTATGGAGAAACCGTTGTTTTTTTAATGGTTTTTCCACACTTAAACAGTAAAGGTAAGCTAAAAGGTGTTATAGCTTTATCAACCGGCACATATATGATAATGAGCCTTTTTATCTTTTTCAGGTGTATAGCCGTAATGGGGGCCGACCTTTTTTATCGTGTTACTTTTTCCCCTCATTTAATTGCATTACTGATACCTGAAGTAAATATGGAATCACTAATAGATGTAAACCTACTGATAGGCGGAGGAATAAAAATTTCCATTTGTATCTATGCAGCGGCAAAGGCTTTAAGCCAAGTCTTTGGAATCAGTGACTACAGAAAGATGACAACAGCAATAACGGTTTTTTGTGTCGTCCTGTCGATTTGGGTTTATGAAAACATATTAGAGATGTTTGACTGGGCACAAAAAGTTTGGCCTTTTTATTCCATCCCATTCCAAGTGTTTATTCCTCTTATACTTTTGGTTTTGTCATTAAAGAGCAGAAAAAAACAGTTAAGTTCTGACTCTTAAAATTTTAATTTGCAGGAACACGTAGGTTCCGGCAGGGCCGGCCAGCAAGATGCAGGTATACAGAAGGGGTTGCCCTATTTCCTGCCGATATCCTTCCTATAGTGGGCCCCCTTAAAGGAGATTTTCTCTACGCCTTTGTATACCAGGCGGGCAGCAGAATCAAGGCTGTCTCCAAGGGCTGTAACCCCAAGGACCCTGCCTCCAGCCGTTACGATGCTGTCACCCTCTTTAGCGGTGCCTGCATGGAATACGGTGATCCCCTCTATTTTTTCTGCTTCCTCTATCCCGCTAATTTTAAAGCCCTTTTCGTATTTCCGAGGATACCCCCCCGAAGCCATGATTACGCATACGGCCTTTTTGTCCTTCCATCTGATTTCGGCCTCATCCAGTCTGCTGTCAATAACGGCCTGCATTACCGGCACCAGATCGCTCTCAAGCAGAGGAAGCACTACCTGGGTTTCCGGGTCTCCGAACCGGCAGTTGAATTCCAGAACCTTCGGGCCCTTCGATGTAATCATAAGCCCCGCATACAGGACCCCTTTATAAGGGCGGTTTTCCCTTTTCATAGCATCGATGGTCTTTTTCAGGATTTCCTTTTCGACGACCCGGGCAATGTTCGGGGTATAAACGGGGCTCGGAGCAAAGGCCCCCATTCCGCCGGTATTGGGGCCCCTGTCATTATCATAAACCCGTTTGTGGTCCTGGGCACTCACCATCGGGATTATGGTATTTCCGTCGGTAAAGGCCAGGATGGATACCTCGGGGCCTTCTAAATATTCCTCCACAACGATCCTGTCCCCGGCCCTGCCGAATTCCCTGTCCCTCATAATCCTCTTAACCCCGTCCAGGGCTTCATCCTCGGTCAAAGCAACGATAACCCCTTTCCCGGCCGCAAGGCCGTCGGCTTTTACGACCACTGGAGCCCCTTTATCTTTTATGTACTCCCCGGCTTCTATCGGGTCATTGAAAACCCTGTAGTGAGCCGTCGGTATACCGTATCTTTCCATCAGTTCTTTCGCAAATACCTTGCTTCCTTCGATTTCCGCCGCTTTTTTTGAAGGACCGAACACCTTAAGCCCTCTCTTTTCGAATTCATCAACAATCCCCAGTGTCAGCGGTGCTTCCGGGCCTACTACGGTCAAATCGATTTTTTCATTTAATGCGAATTCTGCAAGGGCCTCAATATTTTCTGCAGGTATGTTGATGCATACGGCAATCCTTTCTATACCTGCATTTCCGGGAGCACAGTAGATTTCTTTAACCAGGGGGCTTTGTTTTATCTTCCATACCAGGGTATGTTCCCTTCCTCCGCCCCCGACTACCATCACCTTCATATTCTTTCACTCCTTAAAATGGTATGCCCTTCGCTTTGTTCAAAGGATTTATCCTATTTTCTGACTTTGTAATTGTAAACATTGTACATTATATCCAGTATGATTACTCAAGCCGTATCCTGCATCAGCATTTAACCTAAAAAAACAGATAAGTCAGTGTTTAAAATGCCTGATCCCCGTAAATACCATGGCAATGTCGGCCTCATTGGCGGCTTTGATGGATTCTTCGTCCTTCACGGAACCGCCGGGCTGAATAATTGCCGTAATCCCTGCTTCGGCTGCTGCTTTGACCACATCGGGGAAGGGGAAGAAGGCATCGGATGCCATAACTGAACCTCTGGCCCTGTCTTTCGCCTGCCTTATGGCGTTTTCTGCTGCCCATATCCGGCTTACCTGACCTGGGCCTATTCCTACGGTCTGTTCATCTCTTGCGAGTACGATTGCATTGGATTTAGCATGTTTAACCACTTTCCACGCAAAAATCAGGTCTTCAAGCTCCTCTGCCGTGGGCTTACGCTTTGTTACCACCCTTATGGTTTCGGTATTCATATCGACCTCATCTGCATCCTGAAGGAGCAGCCCCCCCCTGACGCGTTTCATATCCATGGTTCCTTCGGGTTTGTACGGTAAGGCTAATTCTTCCATTTTAAGGACCCTTATGTTCTTCTTCTCCCGAAGTATCTCCAGGGCCTCTTCCTGATAATCCGGGGCTATGACTATCTCTATAAATATGTTGTTTATTTCCCGAGCAATCCCGACATCAACCGTCCTGTTTATGGCGAATATCCCTCCGAAAATGGACACAGGGTCTGCTTCAAAGGCCTTTTTGTATGCCTCATATATGCTGTTTGCAGAACCCACACCGCACGGGTTTGCGTGTTTTACCCCTACTACGGTAGGCTTGGAAAATTCCCTGACAATCTCGACAGCGGCATTGGCATCATTAATATTATTGAATGAAAGTTCCTTCCCGTGGAGCTGCTGTGCAAGTGCAATGCTCCCTTCTACGGGTACAACTTCCCTGTAGAAGGCCGCCTTTTGGTGGGGATTTTCGCCGTATCTCAGGTCCTGAACCTTTTCCATGGTTATGGTTACAGTTTCCGGGAAGGGCCGGGCTCCTGTTTTTTTCCTCAGATAATCCGCAATAAGGGTATCGTAGTGGCTGGTATGTTCAAAGACTTCAAGGGCCAATTTAAGTTTGGTTTCCCTTGAAATATCACACTTTTCTTTTAACTCCTCTAATATACTGCCGTACCTGTCGGGATTGACCACAACGACCACATCCTGAAAGTTCTTGGCAGCAGCCCTTATCATGGTGGGGCCGCCGATATCTATGTTTTCAATTGCTTCATCAAATGTAACCCCTTCTTTAAGAATAGTATTTTTAAAGGGATATAGGTTTATTACAACCATATCTATAGGTTTGATATTCATCTCATTCAGCTGTTTCATATGTTCCCTGTTGTTCCTCACTGCCAGTATCCCGCCGTGAATCAGCGGGTGTAGGGTTTTTACCCGTCCGTCAAGTATTTCAGGAAAGCCGGTAATTTCAGAAACCTGGATAACGTTTACCCCTGCTTCTTTTAGAACCTTTGCCGTTCCACCGGTTGAAATTATCTCTACACCCAGTTCCGCAAGACCCCTGGCGAATTCTACAATCCCTCTCTTATCGGAAACGCTGAGCAGCGCCCGTTTAATCACAGTACACCACCTCTTGATAAATTTTTTGTCAATATGACTATCCCCTTAAAATCCTAACCCTTCTGCCCTCTATCTTGAGCCTGCCTTCACTGTACAGCCTTACAGCTTCGGGATACAGCCTGTGTTCAACCTTTAAGACCCTCTCTGCTAAGGAATCCACGGTATCGTCATCAAGGACAGGCACAGCCTCCTGCAGGATTATGGGGCCCGTATCGGTCCCTTCATCGACAAAATGCACCGTTGCCCCCGTAACCTTTACCCCGTATTCCAGGACGGCTTCATGGACCCTTCTGCCGTAAAAACCCTTACCGCAGAAGGCGGGGATCAGGGCAGGGTGAATGTTCATTATCCTGTTCCTGAACTCCGATACAAAGCCGGGGGAAAGCACCGTCATAAAACCGGCCAGCAGGACCAGTTCAACACCGTAACCTTTGAGGACCTTTATCATTTCCCCTTCATATCCCTCCCGGGTCGTAAAATCCCTTCTTCCTATGTATATACCAGGAATCCCGTATTTTTGGGCCCTTTTCAGGGCATAGGCCTCGGGATTGCTGGATATGACTACCCTGACCTCTCCCCGGGTTTTACCCTGTTCTATCGAATCGATTACCGCCTGGAGGTTGGTCCCTCCTCCTGATACCAGAACACCCAGTTTAAGCCTTCCCAAAATCTTCTACCCCCCCTAAATCACCTTTACTTCCCCGTTTCCATCAACCACTTCACCGATTATACAGGCCTTTTCACCTTTGGTTTTCAATAGGCTGACGAGTTTATCCCCTTCATAGGGTGATGTTATTAATACCAGGCCGATACCCATATTAAAAGTGCTGAACATCTCTCTTTCGTCCACATCTCCCGTCTTCTGAATCAAATGGAATACGGGCGGCACCTCCCAGGAGCTTCTTCTTACTATTATATCCCTGCCCTTTGGCAATACCCTGGGCAGGTTTTCAAAGAACCCTCCACCGGTGATGTGGGCTATCCCCTTTATTTCAAAATTTTCTATAAGTTCCAGAACCGTCCCGGCATAAATCCGGGTGGGTTTTAAAAGCTCCTCCCCTAAAGTGCAGCCCAGCTCGGGAATGTAATCCCCTGTGGAGATTTTGGCCATACCGAAGAATATCTTTCTTACCATGGAGAAGCCGTTGCTGTGGAGCCCCGATGAAGGGAGGCCTATCACTATATCCCCTGGCCGTATACTGCTTCCATCTATAATTCTGTCTCTATCTACAACCCCTACGGCAAATCCGGCAATATCGTATTCTCCATCCGGGTAAAACCCGGGCATCTCGGCCGTTTCCCCTCCTATAAGGGAGCATCCCGCTTCCCTGCATCCCCGGGCTACCCCTTCTACTATAAGGGCAGCCTTTTCGGGAAGGAGCCTGCCGCAGGCTATATAATCCAGGAAGAAAAGGGGTTCTGCCCCTGAGCATATTATGTCATTTACGCACATGGCCACACAGTCGATACCGACGGTATCGTGCTTATCCATCATAAAGGCAATCTTCAGCTTGGTACCTACCCCATCGGTTCCCGAAACCAGGACGGGTTTTTTGAACCTTTCTACATCCAGGGAAAAAAGACCGCCGAAGCCACCTATATCCGTCAGGACCTCTTTTCTGAAGGTGCTCTTTACATGCTGCTGCATGAGTTTTACAGCCTCATAACCTGCCTTTATATCCACACCTGAATCC is a genomic window of Koleobacter methoxysyntrophicus containing:
- a CDS encoding Ger(x)C family spore germination protein; protein product: MNRIKNALKAIMVIAVLCMPIAALAGCWNNRDLTDINIVTALGIDKTEDGRILLAVQIAEPAAVQAAASGKGKGGSTQAKPVIVVTHEGETVFDALRGMLAKVDKKLFLSTSQVLILGERLAEEGLFEAIDFLQRDHEVNYKMAVLVAKGAAPKEILEIETDMDPISAVYIKDTAENTVSRAKAKRTILIDLIKEMSDKGKQPVIGQITKVDEKMVNTEGAAVFKDGKLKGWLDPNETRGYLFATGKVQSTIVNIPAEDGNNGKISMEVVRSDGKAGVKFKSGEPSLLTIKVTLEANIGEYSGIEGMLSPEKLHALEHALEQEIKGEIGSVFKLAQQEFSSDIFGFGTQVHKYHLQYWKKVKDNWDDVFSRLPVDIEVDAKIRRTGIIKDPIRKGG
- a CDS encoding GerAB/ArcD/ProY family transporter translates to MDRMDIENNWSDKVTEKAKISSIQLFMIFIGFLHGSSVILSPAASAKNDAWLAIIFGGLGGALLICMYVAIALLNPSKTLVQILQSRFGTFIGNAVAILYIWYFIHLASLVLRNFGEFIVTVTFPETPIVVTIGIFAALVLYAVNSGIEVMSRLGELFVPFMLFSTVIVMSLSLITTQDFTAFLPLLENGIKPVIDAAFGLMSFPYGETVVFLMVFPHLNSKGKLKGVIALSTGTYMIMSLFIFFRCIAVMGADLFYRVTFSPHLIALLIPEVNMESLIDVNLLIGGGIKISICIYAAAKALSQVFGISDYRKMTTAITVFCVVLSIWVYENILEMFDWAQKVWPFYSIPFQVFIPLILLVLSLKSRKKQLSSDS
- a CDS encoding spore germination protein: MLKKIGKRNSKQNQNSCSSIEEEELIPKNIEAVKSKLGDIFSECDDFILREIVCGEKGSIRMLVAYIDGFVDKRVLNQDVIRPILDYFSNKKTGKRDRIYEILKQSIINNNDIKEAESMQHAVNSIVSGEALLFIDGKSSALVIGVKAPQGRQVEEPDTEVSLRGSREGFVENLLTNTTLLRKRIKNPNLKFEMIQMGEQTRTDICICYIKGIANEEIVREVRDRLKRIKTDAILDSGYIEQFISDSRFSIFPTVGSSEKCDKLAGKLLEGRIAIFCDGTPYVLTVPYLFIESLQASDDYYEHACFATLMRLLRLLALLTSLLLQGLYVALTAFHHTVIPFKLMITVAASRQGIPFSPFGEAILMLITFELLREAGVRMPRPVGQALSIVGAIVLGEAAVAAGLASTPLIVTTAITAICSFVVPPLIRATMILRFVFLAAANFLGFLGVAFVFIAVFIHLCRLRSFGVPYMAPFSPLIVSDLKDSVVVVPIWAMITRPKILWQEENSGAAEMKRQDVKLKR
- the purM gene encoding phosphoribosylformylglycinamidine cyclo-ligase, translated to MNKKPVTYRDSGVDIKAGYEAVKLMQQHVKSTFRKEVLTDIGGFGGLFSLDVERFKKPVLVSGTDGVGTKLKIAFMMDKHDTVGIDCVAMCVNDIICSGAEPLFFLDYIACGRLLPEKAALIVEGVARGCREAGCSLIGGETAEMPGFYPDGEYDIAGFAVGVVDRDRIIDGSSIRPGDIVIGLPSSGLHSNGFSMVRKIFFGMAKISTGDYIPELGCTLGEELLKPTRIYAGTVLELIENFEIKGIAHITGGGFFENLPRVLPKGRDIIVRRSSWEVPPVFHLIQKTGDVDEREMFSTFNMGIGLVLITSPYEGDKLVSLLKTKGEKACIIGEVVDGNGEVKVI
- the purD gene encoding phosphoribosylamine--glycine ligase — protein: MKVMVVGGGGREHTLVWKIKQSPLVKEIYCAPGNAGIERIAVCINIPAENIEALAEFALNEKIDLTVVGPEAPLTLGIVDEFEKRGLKVFGPSKKAAEIEGSKVFAKELMERYGIPTAHYRVFNDPIEAGEYIKDKGAPVVVKADGLAAGKGVIVALTEDEALDGVKRIMRDREFGRAGDRIVVEEYLEGPEVSILAFTDGNTIIPMVSAQDHKRVYDNDRGPNTGGMGAFAPSPVYTPNIARVVEKEILKKTIDAMKRENRPYKGVLYAGLMITSKGPKVLEFNCRFGDPETQVVLPLLESDLVPVMQAVIDSRLDEAEIRWKDKKAVCVIMASGGYPRKYEKGFKISGIEEAEKIEGITVFHAGTAKEGDSIVTAGGRVLGVTALGDSLDSAARLVYKGVEKISFKGAHYRKDIGRK
- the purN gene encoding phosphoribosylglycinamide formyltransferase, producing the protein MGRLKLGVLVSGGGTNLQAVIDSIEQGKTRGEVRVVISSNPEAYALKRAQKYGIPGIYIGRRDFTTREGYEGEMIKVLKGYGVELVLLAGFMTVLSPGFVSEFRNRIMNIHPALIPAFCGKGFYGRRVHEAVLEYGVKVTGATVHFVDEGTDTGPIILQEAVPVLDDDTVDSLAERVLKVEHRLYPEAVRLYSEGRLKIEGRRVRILRG
- the purH gene encoding bifunctional phosphoribosylaminoimidazolecarboxamide formyltransferase/IMP cyclohydrolase; its protein translation is MIKRALLSVSDKRGIVEFARGLAELGVEIISTGGTAKVLKEAGVNVIQVSEITGFPEILDGRVKTLHPLIHGGILAVRNNREHMKQLNEMNIKPIDMVVINLYPFKNTILKEGVTFDEAIENIDIGGPTMIRAAAKNFQDVVVVVNPDRYGSILEELKEKCDISRETKLKLALEVFEHTSHYDTLIADYLRKKTGARPFPETVTITMEKVQDLRYGENPHQKAAFYREVVPVEGSIALAQQLHGKELSFNNINDANAAVEIVREFSKPTVVGVKHANPCGVGSANSIYEAYKKAFEADPVSIFGGIFAINRTVDVGIAREINNIFIEIVIAPDYQEEALEILREKKNIRVLKMEELALPYKPEGTMDMKRVRGGLLLQDADEVDMNTETIRVVTKRKPTAEELEDLIFAWKVVKHAKSNAIVLARDEQTVGIGPGQVSRIWAAENAIRQAKDRARGSVMASDAFFPFPDVVKAAAEAGITAIIQPGGSVKDEESIKAANEADIAMVFTGIRHFKH